Genomic window (Aquimarina sp. BL5):
TTTTAAATAAATGGTAAGTGCAATTTTTTCTTTAAAATGATCAGCAACTTTTTTTGTATTCAATACCAAAAGCCCTAGTAAACCTAATAAAAAAAGTACCAGAGAAATACTAATAACCACAGAGAAATACGAGGAAATTAGTCTACGTTTCTGATATTTTTCAAAAGATGAACTCATAAAAATTTGTTTTGTAGGTAAAAATAATAAAGTTAATGAGACTTTTAATTCTAAAATGTATCTCATTTCAGAATTAATCTTGCTATAGTGCAAGATCTGTTTATTATGATGTTTTAATTAACTTTGATTTATAAAGGTAACGTCTAACAGGGATTAAAATTTTTTGAAATCACAATAAAGATTATATTTCATAAAACGAATACTGGGATTACCTAAATTTCTAAGAGTAGAGCGATCTAATTTATCTAAAAAGAATATGCATACAGTTATTATAGGTATTGGTGGGGTTGGAGGGTATTTTGGAGGAAAAATTGCCAATTCTGGCCAAAAAGTATCGATGATTGCGAGAGGAAAGCATCTAGAAGCGATACTTCGGAGTGGGTTACAGGTTAAAAGTATTGATGGAGATTTCGAGACCGGGCCTTTTTTAATTACCGATGATATCTACAAAATTGAAAAAGCAGATTTGATTTTAATCTGTACCAAATCCTGGCAAGTTCAGGAAGCTTCCGAATTTATTAAACCAATCCTGAAAGAAGATACCATTGTAATTCCACTACAGAATGGCGCGGATAATGCAGAAAAAGTACAATCTGTGATTGATAAAAAACATGTACTTGGGGGATTGTGTAAGATCTACAGTAAAATTGAAGTTCCAGGAGTTATTTCGCATTTTGGACATACGCCCGAAGTTATTTTTGGAGAACTGGATAAAAGTAGATCTGATCGTTTACAAAAGGTGAAAGCTGTTTTTGATAAAGCAGGATTTAAGAACAAGATTTCTGAGGATATCCAGATAGATATATGGAGCAAATTTATGTTCATCACTACTGTTAGCGGTTTAGGAGCGCTCACCAGAGCAACAATCGGAGAAATATATGCGCATCCTGAATTGAATAATATGCTCAGAGCGACAGCTACTGAGATTTATCAGATAGCTATAGCCAAAGGAATTGAAATGCCTTTGGCTATTGTAGATGGAATCATGACTTTTATTGGCAAACAACCTTTTGATGCAACTGCCTCTACCCAAAGAGATATTATGGAAGGGAGACCTTCAGAGTTAGATAATTTTAATGGTTTTATTGTAAAAGAAGGTAAAAAACTAGACCTAGAGACACCTACAAATGCATTTATTTATAGTTGTTTACAGCCAATGGAAGCAAAAGCTAGAAATGAGGTTAAATAGTTTTTCCAAATATTAGATAGTCGGGAATAACTGTCTAAAAGCCGATTCGTAACAGAATTGCTTGTTTTTCGTCTCAAATTTATGAGATTACTATTATATGCCTTGTTATTATTTTGTATTGAAAATCTATATCCACAATTAATGGAAACAGATATTATAGGGAAATGGATTATTAAAGATGTTATTAATAATAGTCAAATCACAAGTTGCTATGGCAATATTGAATCTAGATCTGAAGAAGATAAAGACTTGAAAAAAAGGTATATTGATGCTTCGATTGAATTTTTGGCATCTAAAGAATTAATATATAGGGACAAGAAAAGTCTATCAGAAAATGACAAAGATGTCGAACCATTCATTGGATTGTATAGTTATAGATGGAAAGTTTTGAATAAAAATGAAATTGAATTCATCCAACTGCCAAATGATGAAGGAATACAAAGATTTGTAATTCAATATAAGAATGAAAAAATATACTTTGATTTTATAGGAATCTTGTTTATTATCGAAAAAACCAATTAGGCAGCTTATAAGTACATTTTCCCTAATACTTCGCGAACAATCGTTATTAACAATCGAACAAATTCAGGATTCGTTTATTTTTTATCAATTTATAAACTCTCAATAGTATTAGAGGTATAACAAAAATCGTAAATTTGCGGTCTTAATTTCAGATGATGAGTTACGATTTTAATACGATTGAAGCCAGATGGCAAGCCTATTGGGCAGAGAATGGAACGTTTAAAGCTGAAAATAACAGCGATAAACCAAAATACTATGTGCTAGACATGTTTCCTTATCCTTCTGGAGCAGGACTACACGTTGGGCATCCATTAGGATATATTGCCAGTGATATTTATGCAAGATATAAGCGTCACAAAGGATTTAACGTATTACACCCACAAGGATATGACTCATTTGGGTTGCCTGCAGAGCAGTATGCGATCCAAACAGGTCAACATCCTGCAATCACTACCAAAGATAATATTGCTCGTTATCGCCAGCAATTAGATAAAATTGGATTTTCTTTTGATTGGAGTCGTGAAGTAAAAACCAGCGATCCTAAGTTTTATAAATGGACACAATGGATCTTTACAGAGCTTTTTAATTCTTGGTATGATAATGATGCGGATAAAGCAAGACCGATTAGTGAGTTAGAAGAGTTGTTTTCTAAAGAAGGGAATCCAAATGTTAATGCAGTATGTGATGAAGATATAGCAGAATTTACTGCTGCTGATTGGAATGCTTTTTCATCAAAAGACAAACAAGAGGTTTTATTAAAATATAGATTAACGTATTTAGCAGAAACAGAGGTGAACTGGTGTCCACAATTAGGAACAGTGTTAGCCAACGATGAAATCGTAAACGGAGTTTCCGAACGTGGTGGTTATCCAGTGATCCGTAAAAAGATGACACAATGGAGTATGCGTATTTCTGCATATGCACAACGTTTACTGGATGGATTAAATACGATTGATTGGCCTCAGCCATTAAAAGATTCTCAAACCAATTGGATAGGTCGTTCTGAAGGAGCAAGTGTGACGTTTCGTGTAAAAGGTCATGATGAAGTGATCGATGTTTTTACTACACGTCCTGATACTATCTTTGGTGTGAGTTTTATGACATTGGCTCCCGAACATGAATTAGTAGCTAAAATTACAACTCCAGAGCAAAAAGCCGAAATAGATGCATATATAGAAGCAACTGCGAAACGTAGTGAACGTGATCGTATGGCGGATGTAAAAACTATTAGTGGCGTGTTTACAGGAGCTTACGCTGAACATCCATTTACTAAAGAACCAGTTCCAATCTGGATTGGAGATTATGTGTTAGCTGGATACGGTACAGGAGCTGTAATGGCAGTACCTTGTGGAGACCAACGTGATTATGATTTTGCAAAACACTTTGAGATTGATATTCCTAATATTTTTGAAGGAGTAGATATTTCTGAAGAAGCGTTTGCGGATAAAGACGAAACAATCATTACCAATTCGGACTTTTTAGATGGTTTGAAATATAAAAAAGCAGTAAAAACTGCGATTTATGAGTTAGAAAAACTAGGTCAAGGAAAAGGTAAAATCAATTATAGATTACGTGATGCAGTATTTAGTCGTCAGCGCTATTGGGGAGAACCATTTCCAGTATATTATGTAGACGGTATGCCACAGATGATTGATCTAAAACATTTACCAATCGAATTACCTGAAGTAGAAAAATATTTACCAACCGAAACTGGTGAACCGCCATTAGGTCGCGCGGATGTTTGGGCTTGGGACACCGAAAAGAATGAAGTAGTTTCTAATGATTTAATAGATAATACAACTGTTTTTCCTTTGGAATTAAATACCATGCCAGGTTGGGCAGGAAGTTCTTATTACTTTAATAGGTATATGGATCCTAATAATGAAGATGAGGTTTTTTCACAAGATGCAATTAATTACTGGAAAGAAGTTGATCTATATATAGGAGGAAGTGAGCACGCAACGGGTCATTTATTATATGCGCGTTTTTGGCAGAAATTTTTATTTGATAGAAGTGTTGTACCAGTTGATGAATTTGCAAAGAAACTGATCAATCAGGGAATGATTTTGGGAACAAGTGCTATTGTTTATAGAGTTAGCGGTACAAATAAATATGTTTCCAAAGGATTAAAAGATCAATATGATGTAGAAGAGCTTCGTGTGGATGTTAATATGATAAATTCCTCTGATGAATTATTGCCTGAGGATTTAAAGAATTGGCAACCACAGTTTATGGATGCTGAGTTCGAACTTGAACATGGTAAGTATATTGTTGGGAGAGAAGTTGAAAAAATGTCCAAAAGATGGTTTAATGTAGTAAACCCAGATGGTATTTGTGATCAATATGGAGCAGATAGTTTACGACTATATGAAATGTTTTTAGGACCATTAGAGCAAGCAAAACCTTGGAATACAGCAGGAATTACTGGTGTGCATGGATTCTTAAAGAGATTATGGAAACTCTACCATAATGGAGATGTGTTTGGTGTGACTGATTCAGAACCCACAAAAGATAACTTAAAGACATTACATAAAACCATTAAAAAGGTAGAAGAAGATATAGAGAATTTCTCTTTTAATACTTCGGTGAGTACTTTTATGATTGCAGTAAATGAATTAACTGCTCAGAAATGTAATTCCAGAGCAATTTTAGAACCATTATTGATATTGGTTTCTCCGTATGCTCCACATATAGCAGAAGAGCTATGGAATAAATTAGGACATAATGAATCAATTGCTACAGCATCATTTCCGGTTTTTGAAGAAAAGCATTTGGTAGAAAGTACAAAGCAATATCCTATTTCATTTAATGGTAAAATGCGTTTTATGATGGAGTTATCTTTAGATTTAAGCAAAGAAGATATCGAAGCAGCTGTAATGGCGCATGAAAAAACACAACAACAACTTGATGGTAGAACACCTAAAAAAGTGATCGTGGTACCAGGTAAGATTGTCAATGTAGTTGGGTAAACGAAACATTGTATAATAAAAAGTTGTCAAAGGAGTGATCCCAATTTTGATTGAGATTGTATCGAGATTAGGCTTTTGATCAAAAACAACTGGTTTTCGATACATTCGCCCGAGGCGGACACTCAAACTGACGCTGTTTTTTTAGGTAGATGTTTTTCTCAAAATAGTATATGATCAACCCAGTAGAAATTCTTGGATTAATAGCAGCGATATTAACAACAGCTGCTTTTTTACCACAAGTTTATAAAACTTGGAAGACGAAATCTGCAGAAAGTTTATCGATGTCAATGTTGTTAATTTTTGAAAGTGGAGTGCTTTGTTGGTTGGTTTATGGGTATTTGATAGATAGTCTGCCTGTAATTTTGGCAAACTTTGTTACGGCTATATCTGGATTTTTGCTGCTTTATTTTAAATTCCGCTACAAAAACTAAAAGAAATTGCTAATTCTGATCGTTTTTTAACAAATTTCAGTGTATTTCTTTAAATTACAGATAAGATATTTTTTAGGCCTATTTTATTGTTTTATTTCAATAAAAAATTTATTTTCGACCAAAAATTAAGAATATGATAATTGGTGTTCCTAAGGAAATCAAGAATAACGAGAACAGAGTGGGTGTAACACCTGCTGGAACAATGGCACTCGTTAGTCATGGTCACACTGTTTTCATTCAGCAAGATGCTGGTCTTCAGAGTGGTTTTAGTGATGATGAATATATCGGTGCAGGAGCAAAGATATTACCTACTATAGAAGAGGTGTATCAGACTGCGGAGATGATTATAAAGGTGAAGGAGCCTATAGAGCCAGAATATAAATTGATCAAGAAAGATCAATTAATATTCACTTACTTTCATTTTGCTTCAAGCGAGCCTTTAACAAAAGCAATGATAGAGAGTGGGTCGGTTTGTATTTCTTATGAAACTGTTGAAGATCCTGATCGTAGTTTACCATTACTTACACCAATGAGTGAAGTGGCTGGGCGTATGTCTATCCAGCAAGGAGCGAAATATTTAGAAAAACCGTTAAAAGGAAGAGGAATTCTTCTTGGAGGTGTTCCTGGAGTTGCTCCTGCCAAAGTATTAGTGCTTGGTGGAGGTGTTGTTGGTACTCAGGCTGCAAAAATGGCAGCAGGAATGGGTGCAGATGTAACAATTCTAGATATTAGTATGAAGAGATTACGTTATCTAGATGATGTAATGCCTGCCAATGTGAATACTGAATTTTCTAATGAATATACAATTCGTGAACATATAAAGACTTCTGATTTAATCGTTGGAGGTGTATTAATACCAGGAGCGAAAGCGCCAAAACTTATCACTCGTGATATGCTAAAGGATATGCGTGCTGGAACAGTATTGGTAGATGTGGCAGTAGATCAAGGTGGTTGTTTTGAGACTACAAAACCTACTACACATCAAGATCCGGTTTATATTATTGATGATGTAGTACATTATTCAGTGGCTAATATGCCAGGAGCAGTACCTTATACTTCGACTTTGGCATTAACTAATGTTACTTTGTCATATGCGGTACAATTAGCAAACAAAGGTTGGAAAGCTGCTTGTGCAGATAACGAACCACTTAAAAAAGGATTAAACGTAATCAACGGAGATGTAGTGTATCCAGCTATTTCAGAAGCATTTAACCTTCCTTTGGAAGATGTAAATAACTATTTAAGTTAAACTCGACTTATTGGCTAACTCAAGTTTATTTAACTGAAAACCTCGTCTTTATGGCGAGGTTTTTGCTTTTATTATTGTAACTTTAATAATAAAAAAAGTTTTTAATTATGATGGGATATTATGTCATAGCGGGAATTATCTTTCTGGTAAGTTCATTCGTTAGTAATAAACTAAAAAGCAAGTTTAAGCATTATTCTAATGTGCGTTTGCAGAATGGAATGAGCGGGGCAGAGATTGCTACAAAAATGTTAGAAGATAATGGAATACGAGATGTAAAAGTAATTTCTACACCAGGGATGTTAACAGATCACTACAATCCAAGGAATAAAACAGTGAATTTGAGTGAAGGAGTGTATAATCAAAGAAATGCAGCTGCAGCTGCTGTTGCCGCTCATGAAGTGGGTCACGCTGTTCAGCACGCTACTGCTTATAGTTGGTTAACGCTTAGATCTAAGATTGTTCCTGCAGTGGGGATTTCTAGTAAATTGTCCAATATTGTAATAATGGTAGGTTTAGGTTTGTCAGTTGCCGGTAATGCATTCGGAAATTTAATTTTCTTGGTTGGAATAATATTATTCGCTGTTACAACTTTATTTACTTTTATAACACTTCCTGTGGAATATGATGCTAGTAATAGAGCTTTAGCTTGGTTGGAAAATGCAAATATGGTAACAAGTAACGAGTATGATGGGGCGAAAGATGCTTTAAAATGGGCTGCAAGGACTTATTTGGTGGCTGCGTTAGGCTCTTTAGCTACATTGCTTTACTTTGTTTCTATGTTTTTAGGAAGAAGAGATTAATAGTAAAAATACCTTTGAGATTTTAAAGTCTTGAAGGTATTTCATGCACTATATTTTAATCTGTCTATTGATTTGTTGGTCTAGTGAAATAAATGTTTCTGTTCTAGATACGCCTTCAATTGCCTGAATTTCTTTATTCAATACATTCATTAGGTGTTCATTATCTCTACAGAGAATTTTAATGAATATAGACCAGTTTCCTGTAGTGTAGTGACATTCAATTACTTCAGGAATGTCTTTCAATTGTTTAACTGCTTTAGGGTTGCTAACCGCTTTATCTAGATATACTCCTACAAAGGCCATGGTTTTATATCCTAATACTTTTGGATCTATAATAAATTTGGATCCAGCAATAAGGCCAGAACCTTCTAGTTTTCTTAATCTTTGATGAATGGCTGCGCCAGAAATTCCAATCTTTCTTGCAATTTCTAAGATAGGCCTTCGGGCATCTTCCATAAGATTACGAAGAATTTCTTTGTCAATACCATCTATTTTTACACTACCATATTGACCTTTCATAAAAAGATAGATTACAATTAATAATCAAAAATAGAGGATAAGATTTAAAATTGAAACTTTTTATAAGATTATCCTTTTACACCGTCAGGATTGTATCCTAAATACTCACATTCTTTTTCTTTAAATTCAATGCCGTATTCCTCTAATTCCTTAAGGATTGGAGTGTATATTTCTTCTCGGATCGGTATCTGTACCCCAGGAGATGTAATTTCCTTGTTCAAAATTCTTAATGCAGCCATGGCAACTGGTAATCCAACAGTTCTGGCCATAGCTGTGTACTTTTGATCCTTGCCAATACATACCATTGTTGCGTCTATCTGTTTGCGTTCTCCATCAAGTTCATATCCAAATTTATGATACATTACGATCATATCTTTGTCTCCGTCATTTAAGGTCCATTTGTCCATTAGTATTTTCTGTAAAATCTGAGCAGGTGTCGCGTTAGGAATTCCTACTTTTTTATCAGTATTAAAGATATCTAGCTCTATTAGTTTGTCCCAGATAATATCGTCCTGATCAATTTTTAAATAATGACGAAGCTTTAACTCTACAGAATCTGTTGGAGAGTAAGCAAGAAATGAGTTTGTAAAATCTCGGTAACTCATATGTTCAGAGTTTGCTAATGTATAATCATCAGCTGTCATACCTAATTGCACAAAAATGTTCCAGGCTTTAGAAAATCCAACTCTTCTTATGGTTCCTCGATAAAGAGTTAAAATATCATTGAGTCCATAAATGCTTTGATATTTTAAGGAGTTTCTATTAGCATATGCTTCAAAACGACCGTATTCTTCTACTTCTAGGAATTCGGTTCTTCTGAATAATTTATGATAAGGGATGTATTTATAGGCTCCTTCTTGTAAGAATTCTGCAGCCCCACCCTGTCCAGCAACTACTACGTTTCTGGGATTCCATGTAAATTTATAACGCCATAGATTGTTGTCACTTTCAGGAGCTACCAATCCTCCTGTAAAAGATTCAAATAATATAATTTTTCCTCCTTGATTTCGTATCCGGTCAATAACCTGCATTGCACTCATATGATCAATCCCAGGATCTACACCAATCTCATTCATAAAAACAAGACCTTTTTTCTTTACTTCTTCATGAAGCTCTTGCATCTCTTTGCTTACATAAGAGGCGGTGACCAAAGATTTTTCGAATCTAAGGCAGTCTTTGGCTACTTCTATATGGAATCTTGCTGGAAGCATAGATACTACAATGTCAGCATTTTTAATTGTGTCTTCTCTCGAGTTTTTGTCAAAAACATCTAACTTGATAGGAGTAGTATTAGGATGATCTGCTGCAAGTGTTCGAGCATTCTCAACGGAAACGTCCCCGATAATAATGTGTAAATTTTCAGATTCGGATTTATCCTGAAAATATTTAATTAAAACCGCAGTGGATTTACCTGCACCAATGACCAGTATCTTTCGCATGCTTATTGATTATTTTGATAACTTTGATGCGAATGTAGTAAATACATCAAAAAGTAAGTTCTCAATTTTGACGTATTCGTTATCTTTTCAAACAAAATATGTCTAAAATTTATTTTTTGGTCAAAAAAATGATCAATTATTGCTAAAAAAAGAATGAATAAAACAATTTTGATTACCGGAGCAGTTGCAGCCCTATTAGCCGTACTATTAGGAGCATTTG
Coding sequences:
- a CDS encoding SemiSWEET family sugar transporter, whose protein sequence is MINPVEILGLIAAILTTAAFLPQVYKTWKTKSAESLSMSMLLIFESGVLCWLVYGYLIDSLPVILANFVTAISGFLLLYFKFRYKN
- a CDS encoding ketopantoate reductase family protein, with protein sequence MHTVIIGIGGVGGYFGGKIANSGQKVSMIARGKHLEAILRSGLQVKSIDGDFETGPFLITDDIYKIEKADLILICTKSWQVQEASEFIKPILKEDTIVIPLQNGADNAEKVQSVIDKKHVLGGLCKIYSKIEVPGVISHFGHTPEVIFGELDKSRSDRLQKVKAVFDKAGFKNKISEDIQIDIWSKFMFITTVSGLGALTRATIGEIYAHPELNNMLRATATEIYQIAIAKGIEMPLAIVDGIMTFIGKQPFDATASTQRDIMEGRPSELDNFNGFIVKEGKKLDLETPTNAFIYSCLQPMEAKARNEVK
- a CDS encoding saccharopine dehydrogenase family protein, with product MRKILVIGAGKSTAVLIKYFQDKSESENLHIIIGDVSVENARTLAADHPNTTPIKLDVFDKNSREDTIKNADIVVSMLPARFHIEVAKDCLRFEKSLVTASYVSKEMQELHEEVKKKGLVFMNEIGVDPGIDHMSAMQVIDRIRNQGGKIILFESFTGGLVAPESDNNLWRYKFTWNPRNVVVAGQGGAAEFLQEGAYKYIPYHKLFRRTEFLEVEEYGRFEAYANRNSLKYQSIYGLNDILTLYRGTIRRVGFSKAWNIFVQLGMTADDYTLANSEHMSYRDFTNSFLAYSPTDSVELKLRHYLKIDQDDIIWDKLIELDIFNTDKKVGIPNATPAQILQKILMDKWTLNDGDKDMIVMYHKFGYELDGERKQIDATMVCIGKDQKYTAMARTVGLPVAMAALRILNKEITSPGVQIPIREEIYTPILKELEEYGIEFKEKECEYLGYNPDGVKG
- the leuS gene encoding leucine--tRNA ligase encodes the protein MSYDFNTIEARWQAYWAENGTFKAENNSDKPKYYVLDMFPYPSGAGLHVGHPLGYIASDIYARYKRHKGFNVLHPQGYDSFGLPAEQYAIQTGQHPAITTKDNIARYRQQLDKIGFSFDWSREVKTSDPKFYKWTQWIFTELFNSWYDNDADKARPISELEELFSKEGNPNVNAVCDEDIAEFTAADWNAFSSKDKQEVLLKYRLTYLAETEVNWCPQLGTVLANDEIVNGVSERGGYPVIRKKMTQWSMRISAYAQRLLDGLNTIDWPQPLKDSQTNWIGRSEGASVTFRVKGHDEVIDVFTTRPDTIFGVSFMTLAPEHELVAKITTPEQKAEIDAYIEATAKRSERDRMADVKTISGVFTGAYAEHPFTKEPVPIWIGDYVLAGYGTGAVMAVPCGDQRDYDFAKHFEIDIPNIFEGVDISEEAFADKDETIITNSDFLDGLKYKKAVKTAIYELEKLGQGKGKINYRLRDAVFSRQRYWGEPFPVYYVDGMPQMIDLKHLPIELPEVEKYLPTETGEPPLGRADVWAWDTEKNEVVSNDLIDNTTVFPLELNTMPGWAGSSYYFNRYMDPNNEDEVFSQDAINYWKEVDLYIGGSEHATGHLLYARFWQKFLFDRSVVPVDEFAKKLINQGMILGTSAIVYRVSGTNKYVSKGLKDQYDVEELRVDVNMINSSDELLPEDLKNWQPQFMDAEFELEHGKYIVGREVEKMSKRWFNVVNPDGICDQYGADSLRLYEMFLGPLEQAKPWNTAGITGVHGFLKRLWKLYHNGDVFGVTDSEPTKDNLKTLHKTIKKVEEDIENFSFNTSVSTFMIAVNELTAQKCNSRAILEPLLILVSPYAPHIAEELWNKLGHNESIATASFPVFEEKHLVESTKQYPISFNGKMRFMMELSLDLSKEDIEAAVMAHEKTQQQLDGRTPKKVIVVPGKIVNVVG
- a CDS encoding zinc metallopeptidase encodes the protein MMGYYVIAGIIFLVSSFVSNKLKSKFKHYSNVRLQNGMSGAEIATKMLEDNGIRDVKVISTPGMLTDHYNPRNKTVNLSEGVYNQRNAAAAAVAAHEVGHAVQHATAYSWLTLRSKIVPAVGISSKLSNIVIMVGLGLSVAGNAFGNLIFLVGIILFAVTTLFTFITLPVEYDASNRALAWLENANMVTSNEYDGAKDALKWAARTYLVAALGSLATLLYFVSMFLGRRD
- the ald gene encoding alanine dehydrogenase; translation: MIIGVPKEIKNNENRVGVTPAGTMALVSHGHTVFIQQDAGLQSGFSDDEYIGAGAKILPTIEEVYQTAEMIIKVKEPIEPEYKLIKKDQLIFTYFHFASSEPLTKAMIESGSVCISYETVEDPDRSLPLLTPMSEVAGRMSIQQGAKYLEKPLKGRGILLGGVPGVAPAKVLVLGGGVVGTQAAKMAAGMGADVTILDISMKRLRYLDDVMPANVNTEFSNEYTIREHIKTSDLIVGGVLIPGAKAPKLITRDMLKDMRAGTVLVDVAVDQGGCFETTKPTTHQDPVYIIDDVVHYSVANMPGAVPYTSTLALTNVTLSYAVQLANKGWKAACADNEPLKKGLNVINGDVVYPAISEAFNLPLEDVNNYLS
- a CDS encoding Lrp/AsnC ligand binding domain-containing protein, translated to MKGQYGSVKIDGIDKEILRNLMEDARRPILEIARKIGISGAAIHQRLRKLEGSGLIAGSKFIIDPKVLGYKTMAFVGVYLDKAVSNPKAVKQLKDIPEVIECHYTTGNWSIFIKILCRDNEHLMNVLNKEIQAIEGVSRTETFISLDQQINRQIKI